The following is a genomic window from Sphingobacterium spiritivorum.
ACCATTATTTATGAACTTTATTTTTGACATTAGATACAATTACGCCCTGAATTAGAGCACTGATATTAATGATCTTGTCAGAATGTGATATTCAAAGATAATAAAATAAAAGGGTTAAGGTTGAATTCCGAAGTTAAATATATGTTAATAATGCTTTGACTGGAAAACTATTTTGGATAAAAACCGGCCTGAAAATACTACTGAAAAAGAGAACAGCAGCAGCAGGTTTCTTCTTTCAGATATCCCTGATTCTCAACTTTTTTAAGCTTTTTTGTTACAATTGCAAATTGTTAAAATGGCATAAAACAACAATTAAGGCCTTTTACCATAATGAAAAAATTTTTTAAAGGTATTTCGAAATTTAACCAAAATAAAACCGTACTCTTGTATAAATAATTTTAATACAATACAATGAATACAGGAACTGTAAAGTTTTTTAATGAAACTAAAGGATTTGGTTTTATTACTCCTCAAGATGGTAGTGGTGATATTTTCGTACACACTACAGGACTTAAAAACCAAGTTAGAGAAGGTGACGAAGTTACCTACGAAGTAGAGCGCACTCCAAAAGGATTGAACGCTATCAATGTGAGATTAAGCTAATTACTACTATAGTTTTTTTTGCATAAGCAGTTTTTTTTAGAAAGAACTGCTTTTTTTGTCCCCTGCTATTGCTTAACGCTAAATCTTATCTTTATCCTGCGTCTCTGACAGCAACACCATTTCGTACAGATTCTCAATGATCTCATTGGCTGTCGCCGTTATGATGTCATGTGCCTCTCCTGTAAAAAGACATTTTTTATTTATAAATGCATTCAAATATTGGATCTGAATGAAAACTGTTCCTACGGGGTTTTCAGGATTACTGGCTTTATCTTCAAATGCAAATCCTGTGACTGCCACAGCAATATGTGCTTCATACTGTTCCTTTAGGCCATTTAGTAAGGCATGAGTGACCTCTTCGGATACAGCACCTGCCTTTTTGATAAGTTTCGGATCAACACCCAGACTGGAGATTTTCATATCATCATGATAACAGACCACAGAGCCCAAAAAATAATCTCCGGAATTGATTTCCAGACTTATTACGGACGCTACAAATCCGGCTGTCATACTCTCAGCAAGTATAAGTTTGAGTTTTTTTTTACTAAAATATGCTCCGCAAAAGTTCAGTTTATCGCTGTTAATCTCCATATACGTTTTAAGTTTATCTGCTAAAAGGCTATTTTACCTCCTGATTTCTTCCATAGTATAATGTTTTGGTGATCTATCTGTCTTTAAAAAAGACAAAATAGAGTATTGCTAAAATGATGATTGCAATTAAGATGGTCCAATATATAGCGTATCCTGCAGGTTGATCATCCGGCTCTTCTAAGATAGTCTTAGCTACTTTTTTCTTTCTGAATAACATGGCGTTCCTTTTTATCTGGTATCAGTGTTAGATGTATCGGTTACATTGGAATCGATGGGCATCACTAAAGAGTCTGCCTGACTCTGATTGTAACGGGTGTCTTCTCCATTTGTGGGAGGAACAGTTGTTGATTGTCCGCTATTCTCTGTTTTTGAGTTTCCACATGCGGCTACAGAAAGCATACAGCCTGCAGCGAGCATCATTATTAATTTTGTCTTTTTCATAGTATTGTGATTTTTAGTGGGTAAAAAAATCTATATACTATAAAAACACCCTTTATCAACAGTAAGTTTACAACTCTGTCGATAAAGGGTGTTTATCCCTGTATTCCACGTATTTATACGGTATAGTACTTTTAGTGATTTTTAATCGATTAAACCATTAAGAATAGCAAATTTGATCAATGCAGGTGTATTCTTGGATTTGGTCTTATCAATGAGACTCTGTCTGTGTCCCTCAACGGTACGCTTACTCAGAAACAAACGTTTGGATATTTCCAGATTCGTAAGACCTTCACCCAACAATTCCAGGACCTCCAATTCCCGTGATGAAAGATCCAGCTCAGCGGGATCGATTTTTGTGGGTTGTGTTACTGCTTTTTCAATAAGCTTATCAATAAACTTCATTGTCAATTCTTCACACAGGAATCGCCCCCCTTTTGCGACATGATTGATGCAGAAGATCATCTCTTCCGCAGCCACGTTTTTTACCAGATAAGCTTTAGCTCCACTTTGGAAAGATTTGGCGACATGCTGATCACAATCGAGCATAGTAAGAACAATGACCTTAAGAGCAATATTACGCGATTCAATCTCTTTCAGCAGTTGAAGACCGTCAATATTATGCATACTCAGATCGGTAATCAGGATATCGGCCTCTGTTCCCGAGGTCAAAAGATCCAACACTTCTTTTCCGCTTCCGACCTCTCCTACTACTTCAAAATTTTCCTGAGAATCCAACAATAATTTGATTCCATTTCTGACCACTAAGTGGTCTTCTGCTAATATTATTCTGATTTTTCTCATATTTATATTACTTGCAACGTTACAAGCACGGTAGTTCCGGTGTTTTGTGTTTTTATTTTTATACTGCCATTATAGAAATTGATTCTGCTTTGAATGTTTCTCAATCCAGACCCTTCTTCCATGCATTCTTTTACATCTTTTTTAAATCCTTTTCCATTATCTACTACTTCCACATTTACCCAGTCTTCTTTTCTCGATACTTTGACACGGATTCTAGTCGCCACAGCATGTTTCATACAGTTGTTTAAGAGCTCTTGTACAATCCGGTAGATAGCGAGTTTCATTTCATCAGATAATTGCTCGCACTTCTCCTGTACCAAAGGAATAACCTGAAAATCCGGAATAGAAATCCGCTCAGACATCGATCCTATCGCTGCCTTCAATCCAAAATCATGCAATACAGAAGGCACAAGGTCCATTGATATATTCCGGATCTGAAAAATAGCTTCATTCAACATTTCTTTGATCGGCAGCATCCAATCTTCCTCTCCCGATTTTAGTGTCTGATGCTGAAGATTGAGCCGGATTGCATAGAGCAGCTGGGCAGTACTGTCATGTAATAAATGTCCAATATTTTGTCGTTCCTGTTCCTGGGTAGCAATAATAGTATGGTAGATCTCCTGCTTTAATTCCAGTAACTGACCATTCGGACTAAACTCTTTATCAAAGATAAGCAAACAATATTGCTCATCGCCTATCTTTGTTTTGTATTTGCGAACATAAGTATCTGTTATTAATACTTTATTTTTATCCTTTACAAACCCCAGACTGACAAGTAAGGGTGCCTTTAACGCCTGACTATTCTGTAAAACAGACTTTAGACTGATTGCATCTTCTCCTGTCAGAAATTCAAAAACAGGCCTGCCCAATATTTCATTCGGCTTATACTTCAACATCTTTTCCAGTTTCTTGTTGAGACGTGATATTTGAAAATAACGATCAAGAAGCAGAATCCCAAACGGACCTTCTTTGAAAAAGATATCGAAACAAAGTTCGTCCCGATCAAAATCTTCATCGAATAGCGAATACTGTGCTTTATTATTGACAGACTCCTGCTTAGGTTCAATACAATTCCCTGCTTCGTTGCCTATTTTTTCATTCATAATATTTTTCGCTGATTACACACTCTATATACGCTTAACACTTTATTATTAACCCGTATTCATCGTAATACAACAACTCTTGTTTTCAAATGTTTTATAACTTATCCTATTAATTTAAGCAAAGCTCCGCTGATGAATCAGCTTTCCATAAAAACTCCTCTTCCTGAAACTTAAAAAGGCAACTTACAGCTATTCTGGATTACGTTATAGTACTATTGAGAGATATATCCTGATATAATAGAAAATATCTCGCTAAATATAATTGTTAAATTTATAAGAGATACAGAGTTGATCTGAATTTTCCTTCTTATTCGCACAAATCAGGTATTTAACGCTAATTTTTTTCAACTTAACCGCGACAAATACCTGACTTTAATTATTATAAAACATCATCATCTTGTCGCCGTTTTTACAGTACATCTAATCTCTGATATTATGAAACATGAAATTCCGATTCAGCAGACCGGCCGTAGTATGGATGCTTCAGAATCTATATGCTTCCCTGAGAAAGTGGATGCTAAAGATTTTTATGAAATAGTTCGTAACAGGCTCCTTAGAATAGATAACTGGTATGCATTAGCTGAACTTCCTATGGCTTCTTTCATACAAATTGATCAAAATGGCCAGGAGACTACTGATTTACCAAAAGTTGGAAACTTTATTAAAATTGACATTCCGGGTCCAGGCTTATCAAGTACCCGCGGTTTTGATTTCGTAAGAATCGAACGCATTGATGAAACAGATGAAGATAATCTTCAAACGCTAACATTAACATTGCGCCCAAGTACGGATCCTATTGATCAGTCCGATAATGAAATCAAGCACTTTTTTAAGGATATAGCGACTTCTACCTTACAGATTCAACGGATTAATAATAGTATTAATGTAAATTATTTTGGCCGAAATGAACTTATGAATCTGGATGTGGAAGCACTTACTGATAAATTACGCAATTTCTTCGTAGGAATGGGTGCACGTTTGGGCGCTTCATTTCCACAATGGAAACTACTACTTAAAGGTTTAGTAAACAGCAATATTATCCAGGGAAACAGGAATAAGCCACTTTAGAATATTCGACAACTTTTCTTTTATACACTTCAATAACTATTTTTCTTTAAAAGTCTTCCTCCCCGGAAGACTTTTTATTTAAATCCTTGTGCTATCCATCGCTTTCGCCCATTTTGTACGGTTGCAGCGCCTACAAAAACCTCCTTCAGGCATTACTTCCTCTACTCTTCCACAATACATACAGGCAAAAGGACCAGATTGAAACTCCTCCTTTACCTGCCGGTAATCATCCGGGAATAGGGGTAATCCGTACTTTACTTCCTTATCTGCATAAAAAAGTATACTCATTGTGCCATCTACTTCTAATACTGCCATTTTTACCTGGCCCAGATGCTCTACGGATTGATTGCGTAATTCAGAGAAAAACTCCATCTTCGAAAAATCTCCGTCATGCTCATGTTTCAGATCAAACTCGCCTGCTCTGACCACAACCATCGCCCGGCCTTCGAGCATCTTATTGAGAAAAGCAGATTTTGATGAAGCCCATGTCACGAATTTATAAATCAGTATGATGGAAAATAACACGACAAACGCATACAGCACCGGGAGCTCTTCCTGAAACATTGGATCACCGGCAGCAGAACCCAGACTCAGGATGATCGCCACTTCAAAAAGGGTCAACTGCCTCACACCTTTCTTGCCCGACAACCGAAGAATAATCAGTATCAAAGCAAACATTATAACAGAGCGAACAACAATCTCTCCGAGAAACCCCCATTCCACTCCCTCTAAAAAGATCTTTCTGAAGCCGTCCATAGAAACTATTTTTTAGACGTTTTTTTCTTAGGCTCTTTAGGGTAGGTATGCATATCAGGCATAGTATGAAGCTGCCCGACCTGAGGATCTACCCCTGCTTCTCCATCCTTTTCCTGTTTCTTGTCACGTTTTTCAACTACAGATGTAATAGTCTTTTGCTTTTTGGGTTGTCTTTCCTTATTAATGATTCCAACTTTTGCGTTCTCCTTTTTAATAGCCATAGTCTTTAAGTTTTAATGATGATTTGTTTTAATAGAACACAGATACTATGCTGAAAGTTTTGAAACCTTTATTGTGGGTTGGGGACTATGTGATATACCTGATCGGATCAGATTAATACGCGATGTATGCTGTACATTAAACAATCGCTTACATGAGCTTGTTTACTAAATACATCTATACACATATTATTATGAACAAAATAGCCATATTAGCTGCAGACGGTTTTGAAGAAATCGAATTAAAATCGCCAAAAATATATTTGCAGAACAAGGGATTTCAGGTAGACATTGTCTCGCCAAAAGACATTGAATTTGTACGTTCATGGAATCATTTTGACTGGGGTCCTTCTTATCCTATTGATGTACATCTTGCAGAGGCTGACCCCGCCGTTTATGAAGCCCTGATCTTACCCGGAGGAACACTAAGTCCTGATGCCTTGCGTGTGCTACCCAAAGCACTGGATTTTATTAAGCATTTTATCGAACAAAAGAAACTGATAGCAGCAATCTGCCACGGAGCCTGGCCGCTTGTAGAACTTGATTATGTAAAAGGAAAGAGAATGACTTCTGTCAGTAATATCCGCTCCGACCTCAAAAATGCCGGGGCAATCTGGGAAGATGAAGCAGTCATTCAGGATGGCAATCTCATCAGTAGCCGTACTCCTGACGATTTAGAGTTCTTCAATAGTGCTGTAACAGCCTATCTGGAAGAAGTAATACTTTAATTCTAATCCTTAAAAAAATGCGGGCATTTCAAAAATAGAGATGCCCGCATTTATATTTTATACATCGATACCAGCTATACGGTAAGATCGCCATGAATACCATCGTGATCCGGTTTTCCGGTCAGCAGAGATTTCAGCATTTTGAAAGCTGCTACAGGAGCAATATTCTTATTATCCCAATAATGGCCTTCTAAGATCTCTACCCTTAACAAAACAATCCGGGGATCTTCCGGACCATCAAACCAGATTTCTAATGCAGGACTCCAAAGTTCATTGATTTTTTCCTGGTCTTGCATTTCTTCAGCTATTCCATATAGATTCAGAAAACCAGCTCTCTTGCCACTTTGCATCATAAGATTGACAAAAGGATCTTTAGCGACTTCTTCATCCTTATGAGTCTGAGAAGAGGTCATAAACCACAGATAACCGTTATCATCTACCTGCAGTACTGTCATTGGTCGTACAGAAAGTGGCACCCCTGTGCGTATATCCGTACAGAAAAAGCAGGTTTTGGCATCATCTACAATTTCTCTTATTTTTTCTAACGCCTTTTGTCCGTCCAGATTTTCTTCTCTGTTTTGTTCAGTGTTCATATTATATCTCCTATTAGTTTTTTTATTCTTTATCAGTTACACACCATTATGGAATGCTGATCTGTCTAAAAAACAATTATTGATACCTTAAAGTTTACCTGTCATCGCAATCAGGTATAAAGAAGTATAATTCGTATTTATACGGAAAGAATAATAATTAATACCCGATATCACAGCTCAAAAACATTTAACTCGCTAACAAACAGCAACTTAAATATATTACATAAAATTATAGACTAAACTTTTCCCGAACATCTTCGTTTCTTCAGTACATCGATATTTATTCATTATTAAAAAGAAAAGATATGACTACGGAAAACAAAACAGCTGAAATTGTTAATGATCTTATTGAAATCAATAACGACAGAATTGAAGGATATACCAGAGCATTAGAAGATCTTAAAGACGAAGAAAATCTGGATCTCAGATCTCTTTTTGAAGATTATATCCAACAAACACGTCAATTCAACAGCGAACTGAACCCTTTGGTTGTGATCAATGGTGAAGAACCAACTACTGGCACACGTACATCAGGCAAGTTGCACCGTCTCTGGTTAGATGTCAAAGCTACATTCAGCGGACATGACCGTAAAAGCATCCTTGAGGAGTGTGAACGCGGAGAGGATGCCAGCAAAAAAGCTTATCAGGAGGCACTGCGTGAAGCTCCGCACCTTCCCATCAATGTGGTGGATATAATCAGAAGCCAGTCTGAAAAACAATTGCAGGCTCATGATCGCATACGCGACCTCAGAGACAGCAGTAGATAAAAGCTAAGTTATATGCTTCGGTCTAACCGTATATCCAAATGAGAAATTAAGATTAAACAATTAGACTATGGATACTACATACAATTATATTCATGAATTGAGAAATCGTCAGATGGCTTTACGTGCGAAGATCGAAGCAAGTACAATTGCAGGAGAGATTCAATTCTCCTATGGTCAGGATTGCTATCAGGAAGAAGCCCGGTCTATGGGTCTGCGGATGATCCGTGATGGCCTGGATTTGAAGGGTGAACAAATTATTCTGGGATTCGTGAGAGAACATTACCCTGATTATGTTGAGGAAGAATTGAAATGGATCAGCAAAATGATGCGCTATCTGAATAAAATTACAGATACTCTTATTGACAATTTGCTGGCGGAGGGATATATAGCGCTTCACGGCAACATTGATCTCCCAAATGAAAACACGCTCTTCTATCCGCTAAAGATATTAGATGAGGAGAGCCTCTTACATTATAAACTGAACATAAATACGCTGATAGATCTGAACCGCCCACAGGATCTGGAACATATTGAAGGATGGGTATATTATAAGTCCTGAACATCATTGAAGCCTGAATTATTATCTGCAATACAGCTTCATCTGTAATCCTTTCGTACTGTCAGACATAAATTAGTTCTATATTTGCTCCCGCAAAATAACGGTATTTCTAAAACTGAAAACAGAAAGTAATCATATTAGAAATATGTACTAATCCATTCAGAAACAATCAGACAGTATGAAAACTATAATTTTATTCTTAACCACTATTCTGTACTTATATTCTTCGAGTCCGGTTTTCGGGCAACAAAAAGATTTAAATTTTGATGCCGCCTACAAGAAACAAAATGATCAGAAAGTGACCATTGAGATTAATGAATTGCAGGAATTAACCTACATTATTCTATCGCTAACAGACATTGCAAAGAATAATAAGGTAATGACAGATCAGAGTACGGAATACTATCGTCAGGTGATAGCTCATTTTACTCCATATGCCGATGATGAAGTGGTTCATAAATTCAATACTCTTCTATCCGAAAATATTGTTAATTATTTTATTCTGGCTGGTAATGCCTATGGATTCAGATTTGAGAAAGATAAAATCGTAGCCACTGGTATTTACAATTTTCCGGCAAAAGGAGTCGGTAAATTTGAAGCTAAAACAAATCCCATAATCACCTATATAAATGACCTGGAGGATTTTGCAAAAAAATCAAAATTTCGAAAATTCTATAAAGATCATAACAGGTTTTACAAGAATTTAAAGAAGGAATATCATAGGTTTGCAGCTATTGACGAGCAAAAGAAATGGCTGGAAAAGGAATTTGATTATAACATAAATAGTTACAGGGTGCTCACCTCTCCTCTGATCGGCGGCATGAATGCTACACATACCTTTGAAGACAATGATTTCAAGGAGACCTTACTGTTTTTGCCAACCATAAAAAAAGATAAAGAATGGACGGAAAACTATAGAAAAGCGATTAATACACGGATAATATTTACAGAAATTGATCACAACTATGTAGGTCCTGTGAGCGAAAAGAACAAAGAAAAAATCAATAGTATATTTGATAACAGAGCGAAGTGGGTGGACAGCACAAACAGATCGACGCAGCACTATCCCACACCTGTAAAAGTTTTCGACGAATATCTGACATGGGGACTTTTCCTTCTCTATGCTCATGATCTGCTTCCAGATGACAAAGACCTTTTCAATCAAATGGTAGAAAATGTAAATACTATGATGATCAGTAAAAAAGGCTTCCCGAAGGCTAAAGAATTTAATAAAGAACTGTTAAAACTCTATATGGAATACAAAGGCAAGGGAATCGATTCCTTATATGCGCCTCTGCTGGAATGGAGTTCCAGACAATAATCCAATAGATGAGAAACGGTATAATTTTAATAATTGTACCGTTTTTATCGAAGAAAGCTTGGTTTCCGAAGCTAAAATTCTCCTTATTTGCCTTTTGACCATAGCCTTAAGCCATTTAAACTGCAAAAAATGAAAGTAAAAACCCGGATAATCTTTCAGCAGTTCACTTTTTGAAATAGTTAATAGTCATATAATATCTATATTTTTTACATAAAGAACATCCTTTTATTTTTCAATACAGAAAACCAGAATTTACACGATTAAAAAAGTAAAAAAGTGTCAGTAAAAATACTTCCTTAGCGGTATTTATACCTGTTTATTAAGAATTAACCCTCATTTAATGATATATGTTCTTTTGTGATGGAACATTATGGCGATTCAGCTGTTTATATATCAGTACAGCACAAAACAGCTGCCGACAAATTTAACATTTATCTATACATGAGAACTGCTATCATCGGAACATACCCACCCAGGCAGTGTGGTATTGCCACTTTTACACAAGATTTATATAAAGCGATAGTGAAATCATCTGCTGAAGCGCACAGTATATTTGCGATGTCGGATGGTTCAGAAGAGTCCTTCCCGGATGAAGTCGCTTTTGTAATAGATCGCAACGATGTGGATAGTTATAAACATGCAGCACACTTAATCAATTCGTATTATGATGCTTGTATTATCCAGCATGAATACGGAATTTTCGGTGGAGATACTGGTGAATTTATTCTTGAGCTCCTGTATAAATTACAAGTTCCGGTTGTTACCAATTTACATACTGTACTTCAGCAACCTAGTCCTAATGAACAGCGTATACTGCAACAACTGTCTATGTATAGCAGTAAAATAACAGTAATGACTGACCGCGCAATTCATATGTTGAGCGACATTTATCAGGTGGATGCTCAACGGGTCGAACTCATTCCTCATGGGGTGCCGGATTTCAAATATAATCAGGAGGCAGCAAAAACAAAACTTGGATTGACTGATAAAAAAGTCATGCTTAGCTTTGGTTTTCTGGGAAGAAGTAAAGGGTTTGAAACGGCTATTGATGCGGTAGCATCTGTAAAGGATAATGATTTTAAATATATTATACTGGGATCTACCCACCCTAATATTATACGCCATGAAGGGGAAATATACAGAGAATCTCTGATGGATAAGGTCAAAGAACTGGGTATAGAAGATAAAGTCGAGTTTGTAGACACATTTGCTACAGAAGAATTACTGGTTCAATACTTGAGTGCCTGTGATATTTATGTAACGCCCTATCCTAATGAAAACCAGATAAGCAGTGGTACCTTGTCGTTTGCAATTGGTGCCGGTGCTGCTGTACTTTCGACTCCTTACTGGTATGCCAAGGATCTGTTGGCAAATGATCGGGGAATTCTGTTTGACTTTAAAGACTCAGAGGGATTAGCTACGATTATCAATCTCTTACTGGAAGAGCCATTACTCATGGCCAGATACAGATCTAATGCGAAGCTATATGGACAGGAAATGTCTTGGACTAATATCGGTAAACGACATGTAGCCTTATTAGAAAGCTTTAAAAAGACGGATATCAAACCAACGATTTCATTCAATAGCCGCAATTTGAAAAAGAATATTGCCGCTCTGTTTCCCACGGGGAATAGCAGACTCTCTTCCTAAACCATATAAATAAAATGAACAAATCATATTTAAAGGTAATAGATGAGATTGAAAGTCCGGTAACCGCTGTCCTTGATGAAGATCTGACTACTGAATTAGTAGACAAACTGCCTTCTTTTGATCTGAGTCATGTAAAAAGGTTAACCAATCATGTGGGAATACTGCAACATGCGATATACATCACTCCTAACTATCATCACGGATATTGTATTGACGATAATGCAAGGGCGCTTATATTGGCTTTGATGGCCTTTGAAAAAGATCCTTCTGAAGAACACAATCAACTGATCTCTACCTATCTGGCTTATATAAAATTTATGCAGCTGGAAAACGGCAAATTCAGGAACTTCCTGTCTTTTTCACATCTCTTTTTGGATGATGAAGGCACAGAAGATGCTATGGGTCGTACCATATGGGCATTGGGATATTTGCTGAAGAGCGATGTAAATCCAAGTTTTCACCGAGCTGGGAGAGAACTTTTCGATCGTGTGGTACCCCATCTTTATAGTTTAAGATCACCGCGGGCTGTAGGTTACAGCCTTTTGGGATTAATACATATTTCCGAACGATCTCCCGAAGATGCCGGAATCAAAGAGTTGATCAATCATCTGGCTCAATATATTGCAGAGGAATACCGGCAAAATTCTACCAGCGAATGGTCCTGGTATGAAAAGGTAATTTCGTATGACAATGCAATATTACCATTAAGTCTGCTGAGGGCTTCTCTCGTCTTGGAGGATGAATCTCTAAAACTGACTGCGATGGAAAGTTTTCATTTTCTGGATAGTATATTATTCAGAGAAAACTATCTGTGTATCATCGGTAATGAATTCTGGTATAGGGAAGGCGGAAGTCCAAGTATATACGGACAACAACCCATCGAAGTTACATCGCTCGTCTTACTTTACGAGGAGATGTATAATATTACGCTCGAAAAAATATACAAACAGCGTATGATAAGTTCCTTTTTGTGGTTTTTTGGAAAAAACAAACAGGGTCTTCAACTCTATGATGATTCTTCTAAAGGTTGCTGTGACGGCCTTGACAGTCACGGTGTAAATCTGAATCAGGGAGCAGAAAGCACCATCTGTTTTTGGATAGCTTATTTAAACATTAGCCGTCTGCTTTCCTGAATTCTTACTATGTCAATGCATCCAGTAGTTCCTTAAGCTCTACAG
Proteins encoded in this region:
- a CDS encoding cold-shock protein, which gives rise to MNTGTVKFFNETKGFGFITPQDGSGDIFVHTTGLKNQVREGDEVTYEVERTPKGLNAINVRLS
- a CDS encoding CinA family protein, producing MEINSDKLNFCGAYFSKKKLKLILAESMTAGFVASVISLEINSGDYFLGSVVCYHDDMKISSLGVDPKLIKKAGAVSEEVTHALLNGLKEQYEAHIAVAVTGFAFEDKASNPENPVGTVFIQIQYLNAFINKKCLFTGEAHDIITATANEIIENLYEMVLLSETQDKDKI
- a CDS encoding response regulator transcription factor, which translates into the protein MRKIRIILAEDHLVVRNGIKLLLDSQENFEVVGEVGSGKEVLDLLTSGTEADILITDLSMHNIDGLQLLKEIESRNIALKVIVLTMLDCDQHVAKSFQSGAKAYLVKNVAAEEMIFCINHVAKGGRFLCEELTMKFIDKLIEKAVTQPTKIDPAELDLSSRELEVLELLGEGLTNLEISKRLFLSKRTVEGHRQSLIDKTKSKNTPALIKFAILNGLID
- a CDS encoding sensor histidine kinase; the protein is MNEKIGNEAGNCIEPKQESVNNKAQYSLFDEDFDRDELCFDIFFKEGPFGILLLDRYFQISRLNKKLEKMLKYKPNEILGRPVFEFLTGEDAISLKSVLQNSQALKAPLLVSLGFVKDKNKVLITDTYVRKYKTKIGDEQYCLLIFDKEFSPNGQLLELKQEIYHTIIATQEQERQNIGHLLHDSTAQLLYAIRLNLQHQTLKSGEEDWMLPIKEMLNEAIFQIRNISMDLVPSVLHDFGLKAAIGSMSERISIPDFQVIPLVQEKCEQLSDEMKLAIYRIVQELLNNCMKHAVATRIRVKVSRKEDWVNVEVVDNGKGFKKDVKECMEEGSGLRNIQSRINFYNGSIKIKTQNTGTTVLVTLQVI
- a CDS encoding DUF421 domain-containing protein; the protein is MDGFRKIFLEGVEWGFLGEIVVRSVIMFALILIILRLSGKKGVRQLTLFEVAIILSLGSAAGDPMFQEELPVLYAFVVLFSIILIYKFVTWASSKSAFLNKMLEGRAMVVVRAGEFDLKHEHDGDFSKMEFFSELRNQSVEHLGQVKMAVLEVDGTMSILFYADKEVKYGLPLFPDDYRQVKEEFQSGPFACMYCGRVEEVMPEGGFCRRCNRTKWAKAMDSTRI
- a CDS encoding type 1 glutamine amidotransferase domain-containing protein — encoded protein: MSLFTKYIYTHIIMNKIAILAADGFEEIELKSPKIYLQNKGFQVDIVSPKDIEFVRSWNHFDWGPSYPIDVHLAEADPAVYEALILPGGTLSPDALRVLPKALDFIKHFIEQKKLIAAICHGAWPLVELDYVKGKRMTSVSNIRSDLKNAGAIWEDEAVIQDGNLISSRTPDDLEFFNSAVTAYLEEVIL
- a CDS encoding pyridoxamine 5'-phosphate oxidase family protein, which gives rise to MNTEQNREENLDGQKALEKIREIVDDAKTCFFCTDIRTGVPLSVRPMTVLQVDDNGYLWFMTSSQTHKDEEVAKDPFVNLMMQSGKRAGFLNLYGIAEEMQDQEKINELWSPALEIWFDGPEDPRIVLLRVEILEGHYWDNKNIAPVAAFKMLKSLLTGKPDHDGIHGDLTV
- a CDS encoding ferritin-like domain-containing protein; the encoded protein is MTTENKTAEIVNDLIEINNDRIEGYTRALEDLKDEENLDLRSLFEDYIQQTRQFNSELNPLVVINGEEPTTGTRTSGKLHRLWLDVKATFSGHDRKSILEECERGEDASKKAYQEALREAPHLPINVVDIIRSQSEKQLQAHDRIRDLRDSSR
- a CDS encoding DUF4932 domain-containing protein; translation: MKTIILFLTTILYLYSSSPVFGQQKDLNFDAAYKKQNDQKVTIEINELQELTYIILSLTDIAKNNKVMTDQSTEYYRQVIAHFTPYADDEVVHKFNTLLSENIVNYFILAGNAYGFRFEKDKIVATGIYNFPAKGVGKFEAKTNPIITYINDLEDFAKKSKFRKFYKDHNRFYKNLKKEYHRFAAIDEQKKWLEKEFDYNINSYRVLTSPLIGGMNATHTFEDNDFKETLLFLPTIKKDKEWTENYRKAINTRIIFTEIDHNYVGPVSEKNKEKINSIFDNRAKWVDSTNRSTQHYPTPVKVFDEYLTWGLFLLYAHDLLPDDKDLFNQMVENVNTMMISKKGFPKAKEFNKELLKLYMEYKGKGIDSLYAPLLEWSSRQ
- a CDS encoding glycosyltransferase family 4 protein; protein product: MRTAIIGTYPPRQCGIATFTQDLYKAIVKSSAEAHSIFAMSDGSEESFPDEVAFVIDRNDVDSYKHAAHLINSYYDACIIQHEYGIFGGDTGEFILELLYKLQVPVVTNLHTVLQQPSPNEQRILQQLSMYSSKITVMTDRAIHMLSDIYQVDAQRVELIPHGVPDFKYNQEAAKTKLGLTDKKVMLSFGFLGRSKGFETAIDAVASVKDNDFKYIILGSTHPNIIRHEGEIYRESLMDKVKELGIEDKVEFVDTFATEELLVQYLSACDIYVTPYPNENQISSGTLSFAIGAGAAVLSTPYWYAKDLLANDRGILFDFKDSEGLATIINLLLEEPLLMARYRSNAKLYGQEMSWTNIGKRHVALLESFKKTDIKPTISFNSRNLKKNIAALFPTGNSRLSS